In the Pristis pectinata isolate sPriPec2 chromosome 34, sPriPec2.1.pri, whole genome shotgun sequence genome, TTTACCATAAAAATTGACATCCCTTTCTTCAGATATTGCCTAAAccgttgggtatttccagcattttctgtttcaattttgataaatttgtgtgcatttctggtcaccccattacatgaaggatgtgggggctttgcagagggtgcagaaaaggttcaccaggatgctgcttggattagagggcatgaactataaggacaaacttggtttgttttctctggagcagcagaggctgaggggagacctgttggaagtttataaaattatgagaggtgtagagagggtagacagccaaaatctttttcccagggtagaaatgtcaagtactaggggacgtgcatttaaggtgaggggtgaaagGTTAATGGAGACATGCAGGGTGGGAGGGTTACTCCACCGATCTCCCGTGAGTAGGGAAGACCGGGGCCACGTCTGACTAACCTGTCCCCTGTCTGTAATCACTTCAGGGCTCACCGCAATGACATGGAATGCATCTACCCGTTCCTCTTCCTGGGTGTCGTGTACTGCCTCTTGGATCCCAGCCCGTCCATTGCGCGGATCCACTTCCGCACCTTCTTCCTGGCCAGGATGGTGCACACTGTGGCCTACCTGTTTGCGCTGAAGGCTCCCACCAGATCGCTGGCCTACACCGTCGGGCAGATCCCCTGCTTCTCCATGGCGCTGAAGATCCTGATCAACGTTGCCGCCTACTGGTGACGGGGGAGAGCGCGAGGCATTTGGGCTGGCATTCAGCATGTTACCAGCTTTGGCTTGATGTGATGGTACAGAGGCTTTGACCAAAGAGACAAACACTGAACTCAAAGACTTCTCCAACGAGTTTCCACTAACCCAAGCCCGACTATGGGCCGTCCGTCGTGTTTACACTGGGAGTTTACACCTTTTAGGCTGGACTGTGATGCTTCTCATGTTCGAATAGTCACCCCGGTTCACACTCAAACATATAGCCCTTCAgcaggaagcaggcccttcagcccaccaattctgTGCTAGCCATTAAATACTCACTAAATCCATTTTCCAGTTCTCAGATTATAGTCTCAAATCCTCATCTAAACCTTAAATTTCAAAGGTGTCCCTGCCTCCATGTCCCCCTCAGGTAGCGtcctccagatttcaaccatcctccAGATGAAAAAGATCTTCCTCAAGTCCCATCTATACCTCCTTGCTCTAAACTTGTGCCTTCTGCTGAAAAACACCACAGCTAGGGGTAAAGTGCCTCACTATCAAAAACCCTCATAAGTTTGTATACCTCCAGCaagtcccctccctcctccactgcaaggaaAGCAAACGCAGCCTCTCCAGTGAaagtcacacaaaaaaaatctgcagatgccagaaatccaaagtaagatcagaaaatgcggtaaaatactcagcaggtcgggcagcatctgtgggaagagaaacagagttcatgtttcaggtcagacaACCTTCCtgagttctgatgacaggtctctgacctgaaacttcaactgctTCCCTGCCCATGGATGGAGCATGAGCCGTTCTGTGTTTCCAGCCAATCCCACCTGTCCTTGTAACTGAAGGACTCCATCCCAGACAGtgtgctggtgaatctccactgcaccctccccagtgcagttGGGTCTTGGGGTTCAAGGTAGCACAGAGAATTTTTTAAACCTTTTACCTTTAAGAAATAAACACAcacttttgttgtttttttggggtggcacggtagtgtaacagttagtgcgacgctattacagcaccagcgatcagggttcgattcccgtcactgtctgtacggagtttgtatgttttcccgtgtctgcgtgggtttcctccaggtgctccagattcctcccacattgcaaaggcgtacgggtaggttaattgggtttaagatgggtggcgcggactcgttgggccggaagggcctgttaccacgctgtaagtaaaatttaaattttaaaaaattagaggCGGAGAGGTTtaggagggaattctggagctcagGGCCCAGCTAGCTGAAGGCACAGGCTGGGCAGCTGGTGTGTACTGGGCAACAGGTGAATGTTAATAAAGAGGATATTTCCCCCTCTTCTGGTTTCGTAGTTTATTCTCTTGACTGGAGTGTCCAACTCAATGGAGATCAGGTGGGTTTGGTCTGTCAGAGCCCACCGGAAGCTGCGGAGTGAGAATCCCACAGGATCGGAAAGAACGATGGGTCACTCTCAGTCAAAAGTATTGATGTTCCCTGACTCCTTGGGGAAGTAAAATAAGGGCTTGGGGTAAATTTAACACCATGAACCCCTAGCAGGTGGATCTAGGTTAAAATTACACCCCCTCCTGCCCAGCAGACACTAAGTTCACTGCAGACATGGCAAGTACTGCAGACAGAGTGTTCAACTGTATTAATTCAGTGTTATTGTTGTTTAAAACATGTTAGCTACTTATTGAGACACACAACTTCACTGTGTCACGTTTGGAAATAtttgactatttatttattgttgttaATATTTTGTTCACAAAAGTTGAGTATAACATGTTGGACTATTGTATTATTATGTTTATGattattaataaattaaattttggAAATTACTAACCACTTGTATCACTGCTGCTGGTATCCAATGCTGGGCCACACATTTTGGGAAGGGTGTGAAGGTCCCAGGAGGAGATGTACTGGAGCTGTTGCAGGGAGGAGGGGTTGACATTGTTCCGCCTGCGGAGAAGGCTGCGAGGAGCTTGGGATAGAAAAGGAGAAGGGACGGCATTGTGGAGAGTGTAGCAGatcgccaaaggatacagcgggatatggatcagttgtagatatggggggagaaaaggcagatggagttaaatccggTCAAGTATGAAGCGTTGccccttgggagatcaaatctaagtggacagtacacagttagcggcaggacccttaatagcattgatacacagaggggtcttggggtccaagttcatagctccctgaaagtggtaacacaggctGATAGGGcggtatggcacgcttgccttcattagttgagacactgagttcaagagtcaggaagttatgctgtagcttcataaaactttagttaggctgcacctggagtactgtattcatatctggtcaccccattataagaaggatgtgggggctttggagagggtgcaaaagaggtttaccaagatgctgcctggattagagggcatgtgctatgaggataggttggacaaacttgttttctctggagcaacggaggctgaggggagacctgatagatgtttctaagattatgagaagcatagacagagtagacagccggtatcttttccccagggttgaaacgtctaataccagagagcatgcatttaaggtgagaggggggtaagttcaaaggagatgtgcgaggcaaggtttgcagtgggtgcctggaatgggctgcctggggtagtggtggaggcagataccataggggcattcaagaagctcttagatcggctcatgaatgtgagggaaatggtaggatgtggacattgtgtgggcagaagggatgagtttagtttggcattttattactaatgtaattttttcggcacaacattgtgggccgaagggcctgttcctgtgctgtactgttctatgttctatgttctatcctccctggattagagggcgtgagctataaggagaggttgaacaaacttgggttgtttactctggagtgtcggaggctgaggggagacctgataaaggtttataaaattatgaaagacatagatagagaagacagctggtatctttttcttcaggttgaaatatctaacatttagaggacatgcatttagggtgagtggggggtaatttcaaaggagatgtgtggggcagatattttacacagagagtggtgggtgcctggaatacactgccaggggtgggggtggagtcagatatgatagagacgtttaagaggctccaAGGTAGATAcatcaatgtgcagagaatggagggatctggtgtcatcagcttaattagtttggcacagcatcgtgggctgaagggcctgttcctgactATATTCTATGCCTCCTTTGGAAATCCTTTGGTGTCGGACGGGGATTGTGAAGCCCATgccaagggagggggaggggaggtccgGTTTGGTGTGAGGTCTCCCAGCCACGGTGCTCGGTCACACACGGGCCCAACCCGGTGGACTCCACCCCCGCTCTGGTCCTACACCGAGGGCCCCGACAAACTTCTGTTCATGTGCTATGGAGGTGCCTGTAAAAAAAAGGACTTACCTTCCCTTCAACGAACAGTCACGAAAATATGTGTTGAAAATATAAGCCAGGCCTCTCATGGACCTTCATGGTCATCAGTCTGGGCCACACAAGGAGGCACTGGCTGCTCAACCACTTGGCCAGGTAGGTCCATTTTAAAGGCAGACTGaaggaggaaagggagaggtTTAAGGGACGGGATTCCAGAGCTTGGCAAACTGATTAAGGACACGGAGCAGGGAGTCAGCAATACAGGCCAGATTCCCATTCCATATGATCGTGGCCGACTGATCCTGAACTCAGCATCTgtgtcctcctcactgaccatccgATGGTGTAACAATCTGTCTCTCGCATCCTTAAATATATGAATTAATTCGGCCTCCATtagtcaaagagtcatggagttgtacggcacagaaacaggcccttcagcccaccgcatctatgctgacctttttgaccatctacacgaatcccatttgcctgcattaggtctgtatctttccatgccttgtccatttaagtgcctgtctaaatgactcacAAACATAGTGATCATATCCGATCCCACCAGCTCGTCTGGCCACGTATTCCAGACAGCAACCACCTTCCGTGGAAAAAAATGtaacccctcagatcaccttcaAATCTCCTTCCTCCCAAATTAAgctgatgccctcttgtttttgttacCCCTGGGTCCAAGTCCAAGTCCACCttgcacttgtcgggattaaattccgtctgccaacGGTCCACCAGCTGATGTGTATCGTGCTGCGGCCTTGCATGCTGCACGCAACACCACCAGTCCTCAGAAGTCGAGAATTCCAAACATCCCTCCTGAATTCCTCCTGAAAAGGGCGATCTTGTTCTCAGACTCTGCCCCGATTCTACATACAAAGCATCCTCTCGCCAATCCACCtcggaataagataagataagatatctttattagtcacatgtacatcgaaacacgcagtgaaatgcatcttttgcatagagtgttctgggggcagcccgcaagtgtcgccacacttctggcgccaacatagcatgcccacaacttcctgacccgtacgtctttggaatgtgggaggaaaccggggcacccggaggaaacccacgtagacacggggagaacgtataaactccttacagacagcggcgggtaTTGAACtcgagtcactggcactgtaacagcgttacgctaaccgctacactaccgtgcctgcctagatAATATGTTGCAACAAGATTGTTTCTCATTTGACTTAACTCCAGGGAGTTACAGCCCAACCTGCTCAAGTTTTCTGCATATATCATCCCAGCAGTGAACCCACTGAACTTTCTCACCACTGCCTTTAATCCCTGatgaaataaggagaccaaaacattacacagtcctccaggtgtggtcccACCTGCACCTTGTACTGTTGTAGCAAGACACCCTTACTTTTACATTACATATCCTTTGCAGTAAAGACAAGGATTCCAATTGTCTTTATAATTAGCAATATAAAAGCCTGCAGTCTTTTGtgagtccagattccagcatctgcaatctctataATAACTTGCTGTGCTGCAGCCTAAACTCCCTGTGCTCTGTGCAAAAGGACACCCAGACCCTCTGACCCACAGCCTTGTGGACACGCTCTCCACTTAAACTATATGGAGAGGCAGGGACCTCCAGTCGTCGAAGGGCTGCAGGCAAAGGTGCAATTCATGGTCCGATTGGTGagcttcaccttgcagagtcgggagtgtggagcaagatttggagtgggagctttgaaaagaggtgagtctctgtgcttgggagtttcaccttgcaggagtctaaaagaggcacatttgcaaattgttactagtTGATCGGCtcattaacagcagccaataaaaggaaggtaagtATAAGTGAAGCAGCCATTATTGGAGTGGACTAGGGTTAGAGTGGAGTGCTTGAAGCTGTGGCTCAAGAGGTTTTGGCAGGTAGAGGACAAGGTAAGTCTCTAGtaagtttcttcctttctttgatttttcctttagggccaggccagagtagttagaatggctcctgggtcagtggtgtgttcatcttgtgggagttctgggagacatccagtctcccccATAGCTAtgtctgcatgaggtgcatccaactgcagctaCTTACAGACTATGTttaggaactggagctgcagctggatgacctttggctcctatgggagaaccACAAGTTtgtagataagagctacagggaggcagtcactctgaagctgcaggtagctgggtgactgtcaggagaagcaTGGAGAATAGGCAAGTAGTTCAgaatacccctgtggctgttcccctcaataacaggtatagtGGTGGGGGGAAGATGACCTACCAggtgaaagctgcagtgaccaggtttctggcactgagcttggttgtgtggtgcagaagggaaggggggagaagaggagagtggtggtgatagggaattccatagtaaggggggcagacaggagattctgtggatgtgaaagagactcctggatggtatgttgcttcctgggtgccagggtcaggaatgtcttggatcaggtccacagcattctgaagagggagggtgaacagccagaggttgtggtacatattggtaccaatgacataagtaggaaaagagatgataagatctttcttagtcacatgtacatcaaaacacacagtgaaatacatcttttgtgtgctGATTATtggtgggggcagcctgcaagtgttgccacacttctggtgccaacatagcaggcccataACTTcataatccatacatctttggaatgtgggaggaaaccagagcacctggaggaaacctacacagacacggggagaatgtacaaactccttacagacagtggccagatttgaacctggtttgctggtgctgtaaagcattgtgctcaCCACTGTGCTTCCCTGATAAGGGAAtgtagggagctaggtaggaaaagcaggacctcaagggtagtaatctctggattgctgcctgtgccatgtgccagtgagggtaagaataggatgacttagcagatgaatgtgtggctgagaaattggtgcgggggcagggtttcagatttgttgatcattgggatctcttctggggaaggtgtgacctgtacaaaagggacaggttacatctgaactggagggggaccaatattcttgtgggcaggtttgctagaactgttggggtgggtttaaactagtttgatagggggatgggaacccgagtgacagGTCAGAGCTTGGTGCACTTAGCGTACAAGTAGatacagagtgtagaaagactgaggaaggatagacagttgaaagggcaaaattgcggTCAGCTGGATGGGTTTAAGCGTatctactttaatgcaaagtatcaggaacaaggtgatgaacttagtgtgggtaagtacatgaaactatgatgtggtggctatTACGGACacttggctatcacaagggcaggaatggctgctggatattctggggtttagatgctCCAAAAGGGATgggtggaggtaagaggtgggggtgtggctttgctgatcagggacagtgtcacagctgtaggaagggaggatgtcctggaggcaTCGTCTACTGGgtcagtgtaggtggaagtcagaaacggggAGGGAGCaatcactattgggagtattctacagaccacccaccacacccccccccccccccccacatcccagcaGGAGTGGAGATACTGAGCAGatcagaggcagattttggaaagtgcAAAGATaacggggttgttgtcatgggtgatattgattggcacttccttagtgtaaagggatagatggggcaaAGTTTGTTCGGTctccaagaaggattcctgacacagtatgtggacaggctgaatAGAGGGGaggtcatactggacctggtactaggcaatgagcctgatcagtttTGAGctctgtgggagagcattttggagacagtgaccacaactccttgacctttactgcTCCTTTCCAGAGGGATAGGAGCacacaatatgggaaagtatttaactgggggaggagaattatgatgctatttggcaggaacttgggagcataaattggaaacaggctgaggggagacctgatagagatttataaaatggagaggcctggatagagtagacagctgtatctttttcccagggtcaaaatgtctaatactagagagcatacatttgaggtgagggagggggagggagttcaaaggagatgtatggggcaagtccttttacacagtggtgggtgcctggaatgtgctgccaggtgtggtggaggagacagatacaatagacTTCTCAAAGACTCTTAGTTAGGcaagtgaatgtgcagagaatggagggatgtggacatcgtgtaggcagaagggattagtttagtttggcagttaattaccagtttaattagttcagtacattgtgggtcagtgggtgtgttcctgtgctgtactgttctgttctatatgCAGtctttgtatttatatttttgtgGTGGTGTCATGTTTTAATTCGCTTTCTAAAGATTTCTGGATTGTGTGGTGCTGTCAGTCTCAATCAGCCCAGACTCATTCAGGCAAACTCAGACAGCAGCTGTCAGAAACTCTACACTTTCTATTCAGTTCACATTGTGTAAGTAGTTAAATTGCAGTGTGTAGTAAATcacaccatggcagctggagaatttaaatacaaataattaaatgaatctgaaaGATGAATTAAAAAGTTCATCTTAACAATGGTGTCCACAATTTCCCAGTGTCCTTCAAGGGAAGGAAATTGGCCACCTTTGCCCAGCCTGGGCCTACATGCCACTCCAGACCCACATTATTAACTGCTCCCTGTTTAAAGAGCAATTAGGGAGGGGAATAAATGGGGACTGGCAGGGAAGTTCACTGAATGAAAGGAAGGAGACTGGCTCTGTCAGGGTAACTATTGGGATCTTCGTAAACTTTGGAAGGGGAGGCTCCACCTTCCATAACATATGGTGCTCTGAGTGTTCCTGGATCAGTAACTCCTTCATTAAAACATTCCCAGTCATATTCTCACCACCTTTGTGATGTTGAGTGTACCCATTCTAAAGTCCTAAACTTAAGTCTTATCAGTTGTAAGTGTCTACTAGTAGCCacactttagggagattatactgtagcAACTTGTATTTCTAATTTATTTAGATACTTtggtctcttttctgaagggatttagctgtcaataatcactggGTCCCCATCCtgaccaaggaggagatacttccaaCTAATGAAGCAGATTAAACATGGTGATTTTATGTTAAATGGAGCACGTtttatttgcccaccactgaagtaagactcactggtctgtaattcccagggttatccctattccctttcttgaaagaaggaacaacattttccaccaaTCATCTGGCTCTACTaatgtggccagtgaggatgcaaaggtcattgccaaaggtgcagcagtgGGTCCCCATCCTGACCAaggcccagagaaaacaacccaagtttgtctgatcTCTATAATGACACCCAATGTTGCATGAAATTACCAAAGGCATGGTATAAAATACTACAAACTGTCAGACTCCGATCAGAGCTCCCTATTTTGTACTTGCACAACATTaaccgtgtctgtgtgtgtctgtggcagCACCCTTCCAAAACATTCCTTAAATATTACTTATTCTTTAACTGCAGATGATTTTAGATAGAATGCAGGGCAGTGTCCAGCtccttaaatctgtcccctctctgAGCTGCCTTCACATAACCCAAAAAACATCACACCATCGACAATTTAAATGACACAACCTTCATTTCAATTGCCCTGAGACCACTCTGTTTATTTCAATATGGGATAATAAGGTCATAATCAGAGAGAAACAGTgcagtggtgaaggtgtttggcacacttcatcagtcagggcacttgagtacaagagttgggatgtcacattacaactgggcaagacattggtgagactgcacctggaatattgtgtgcagttctggtcaccacactataggcagtatgtgattaagctaatgggggtgctgaaaagattcaaggatgttgccaggactggagggcttgaggagagtctggataggctggtgctgatttccctggagcgaggAAGGTTGaaaggtgaccttgtagaggtttataagatcatgaggggcatggatggggAGAATAGCCTGAGTCTTTTACCCgtgttaggggagtctaaaactagagggcatgggtttaaggttaaaggggaaatatttaaaggggacctgagggataagtttttcacggagtgtggcaggtacaattacaatgcttaaaagacatttggttaggtccatggataggaaaagtttagagggatatgggcccaatgcgggcgaatgggactagctcagaaagggactttggtcagcatggacaagttgggctgaagggcctgtgtccatgctgtatgactgggACTCCAccgccagcacagaaacaggcccttcagcccactgagtcatgACTTACCACCAgtttacactaatctgacattaatcccattctccataTTTCCAACAGCTCccacagatcctgtctctcacctacacacggggggggggggggctgcaatttacattggccagtttgaccaccaacccccccccatctttgtgatgtggaaggaaagcagagcaccggGGAAGACCCACATTGtcccagagagaacatgcaaactctgcccagacagcactggagttcaggatcgaacccaggtctccagcactgaggcagtggctctaccccactgtgccaccgccccccccccccccccccccgtaatccaacttggcaaaaaaaaatgatgcttTGCTGCGGAAAATCTTGAGCCTGTCTACAGTCTAGAATTTAAGGAGAGTTTCCCCTGatgtttgcatttacctgttgcAGATCGATCGAAATACATTGGAGGCATTTTGCTACTTATGCCATGGCTTGTCGCATTGCTGACGTCGTCGTATAGCAGGGGCTCAGAAGAAAAGTGTGACAAGATTTCTTTCCCTCTTCCAGAATATTCGCAAAGGAACCGCAGTCAATTTTTGTTCACTGAGTTCTGCATTACAGccctagagttgtacagtacagtaacaggctcttcggcccaccatgtctatgctaaccactgtactagtcccatttacctggatTAGGTATATAGCCTTGTTTGTCTTCGTGTTTGTCCAGATGCTTTCTTAatggagtctctgcctccaccatcccctcaggcattGAGTTTGAGACACCAGCTgcgctctgtgtgaaaacatctccccctcagatcctgctaaacctccttcctctcaccttatgccttgttttagacaccccaaccaAGGGAGAAATATTCTTATTGTCTGCCCTGTCTATCTCGCTCATAATTTTGTCCACCTttctcaggtcacctctcagcctctgcactccagggaaaacagacccagcctgtccaatctctcctaactGAATTGCTc is a window encoding:
- the LOC127586035 gene encoding prostaglandin E synthase-like, whose translation is MILNLKNEAFCSFTFYSVLLLIKMFAVAILTGQVRLRKQAFANPEDALRHGGLKFCRTDLNVERCRRAHRNDMECIYPFLFLGVVYCLLDPSPSIARIHFRTFFLARMVHTVAYLFALKAPTRSLAYTVGQIPCFSMALKILINVAAYW